A genomic region of Pseudomonas frederiksbergensis contains the following coding sequences:
- a CDS encoding lysozyme inhibitor LprI family protein: MKSIFLALALIATGAQAAEEADNNPCDAVENDVQTLECSTYSKNTAEQLLKDNFQGLLERMKTQYANNKAQLADITGKLQTAEQLWMKSRDADCAIAAFPAAVGSKTYTMDLNDCLASKSDERSEFLESIGQE, translated from the coding sequence ATGAAATCGATCTTCCTGGCTTTGGCACTGATAGCGACCGGCGCACAGGCGGCTGAAGAAGCCGACAACAACCCGTGCGATGCAGTCGAAAACGACGTCCAGACCCTGGAATGCTCGACCTATAGCAAGAACACCGCCGAACAACTGCTCAAGGACAATTTCCAGGGGTTACTGGAGCGGATGAAAACCCAATACGCGAACAACAAGGCACAGTTGGCAGACATCACCGGCAAACTCCAGACCGCCGAGCAGCTCTGGATGAAGTCGCGCGATGCCGATTGCGCGATTGCAGCGTTCCCCGCAGCGGTGGGCAGCAAGACCTACACCATGGACCTGAACGATTGTCTGGCGAGCAAGAGCGACGAACGGTCGGAGTTTTTGGAGTCGATCGGGCAGGAGTAA
- a CDS encoding DUF5943 domain-containing protein: MAKIAPQLPIEVDSETGVWTSDALPMLYVPRHFFVNNHMGIEEVLGAEAYAEILYKAGYKSAWHWCEKEAECHGLEGVAVFEHYMKRLSQRGWGLFKIQDIDLDKGTASVKLEHSAFVYVYGKVGRKVDYMFTGWFAGAMDQILQARGSQIRTVAEQVYGGSEEGHDDGLFTVKPL; this comes from the coding sequence ATGGCCAAGATCGCCCCGCAATTGCCAATCGAAGTCGACAGCGAAACCGGTGTCTGGACCTCTGACGCCCTGCCGATGCTGTACGTGCCGCGTCATTTCTTCGTCAACAACCACATGGGCATCGAGGAAGTGCTGGGCGCCGAGGCCTACGCCGAAATTCTCTACAAGGCCGGCTACAAATCCGCCTGGCACTGGTGTGAAAAGGAAGCTGAATGCCATGGCCTGGAAGGCGTTGCGGTGTTCGAGCACTACATGAAGCGCTTGTCGCAACGCGGCTGGGGCCTGTTCAAGATCCAGGACATCGACCTCGACAAAGGCACCGCCAGCGTCAAGCTCGAGCACTCGGCGTTCGTCTACGTCTACGGCAAGGTCGGACGCAAGGTCGACTACATGTTCACCGGTTGGTTTGCCGGTGCCATGGACCAGATTCTGCAAGCGCGCGGCAGCCAGATTCGCACCGTCGCCGAACAGGTTTACGGTGGCTCCGAAGAAGGCCACGACGACGGCTTGTTCACCGTCAAGCCGTTGTAA
- a CDS encoding dipeptidase, with protein sequence MSPAELHADSIVIDGLIIAKWNRELFEDMRKGGLTAANCTVSVWEGFQATINNIAASQKLIRENSDLVIPVKTTADIRLAKEQGKTGIIFGFQNAHAFEDQLGYVEIFKQLGVGVVQMCYNTQNLVGTGCYERDGGLSGFGREIVAEMNRVGIMCDLSHVGSKTSEEVILESKKPVCYSHCLPSGLKEHPRNKSDEELKFIADHGGFVGVTMFAPFLAKGIDSTIDDYAEAIEYTMNIVGEDAIGIGTDFTQGHGQDFFEMLTHDKGYARRLTSFGKIINPLGIRTVGEFPNLTETLLKRGHSERVVRKIMGENWVNVLKDVWGE encoded by the coding sequence ATGAGCCCAGCCGAATTGCACGCCGACAGCATCGTTATCGACGGGTTGATCATTGCCAAGTGGAACCGCGAGCTGTTTGAAGACATGCGCAAGGGCGGTTTGACCGCGGCCAACTGCACCGTTTCGGTGTGGGAGGGGTTCCAGGCAACCATCAACAACATTGCCGCCAGCCAGAAGCTGATCCGTGAGAACAGCGACCTGGTGATTCCGGTCAAGACCACTGCCGACATCCGTCTCGCCAAAGAGCAGGGCAAGACCGGGATCATCTTCGGCTTCCAGAACGCCCATGCTTTTGAGGACCAGCTCGGCTATGTCGAGATCTTCAAGCAGCTCGGGGTTGGCGTGGTACAGATGTGCTACAACACCCAGAACCTGGTAGGCACCGGCTGCTACGAACGTGATGGCGGCCTGTCCGGTTTTGGTCGTGAAATCGTCGCAGAAATGAACCGCGTCGGCATCATGTGCGACCTGTCCCACGTCGGCTCCAAGACCTCCGAAGAAGTCATCCTCGAATCGAAAAAGCCGGTGTGCTACTCCCACTGCCTGCCGTCGGGCCTCAAAGAGCACCCGCGCAACAAGTCCGATGAAGAACTGAAGTTCATTGCCGACCACGGCGGTTTTGTCGGTGTGACCATGTTCGCGCCGTTCCTTGCCAAGGGCATTGATTCGACGATCGACGACTACGCCGAAGCCATCGAATACACCATGAACATTGTCGGTGAAGACGCGATCGGTATTGGCACCGACTTCACCCAGGGGCATGGCCAGGACTTCTTCGAAATGCTGACCCACGACAAGGGCTACGCCCGTCGTCTGACCAGCTTCGGCAAGATCATCAACCCACTGGGTATCCGCACCGTGGGCGAGTTCCCGAACCTGACCGAGACGCTGCTCAAGCGCGGCCATTCCGAGCGCGTAGTGCGCAAGATCATGGGCGAAAACTGGGTCAACGTCCTCAAGGATGTTTGGGGCGAGTAA
- the dgcB gene encoding dimethylglycine demethylation protein DgcB, whose product MLNTLLPILLFAALGLAVLGALRRVAMWRRGRASKVDLIGGLLAMPKRYMVDLHHVVARDKYIANTHVATAGGAVASIVLAILVHGFGLHNRFLGYALLLMTAVMFVGAIFVYLRRRNPPARLSKGPWMRLPKSLLAFSASFFLVTLPVAGILPENFGGWLLAAILGVGVLWGVSELFFGMTWGGPMKHAFAGALHLAWHRRAERFGGGRSTGLKPLDLNDPQAPLGVEKPKDFTWNQLLGFDACVQCGKCEAACPAFAAGQPLNPKKLIQDMVVGLAGGTDAKFAGSPYPGKAIGEHAGNPHQPIVNGLVDAETLWSCTTCRACVEECPMMIEHVDAIVDMRRHLTLEKGATPNKGAEVLENLIATDNPGGFAPGGRMNWAADLNLTLLSEKKSTDVLFWVGDGAFDMRNQRTLRAFVKVLKAAKVDFAVLGLEERDSGDVARRLGDEATFQLLAKRNIQTLAKYSFNRIVTCDPHSFHVLKNEYGAFDGNYRVQHHSTYMAEIIDAGALNLGQHKGNSVTYHDPCYLGRYNGEYEAPRQVLRALGIEVKEMQRSGFRSRCCGGGGGAPITDIPGKQRIPDMRMDDIRETGAELVAVGCPQCTAMLEGVVEPRPLIKDIAELVADALLEDAAPNKSPAPTKRQPAEAH is encoded by the coding sequence ATGTTAAACACCCTTCTTCCCATCCTGCTGTTTGCTGCCCTGGGCCTGGCTGTCCTGGGCGCGTTGCGGCGGGTGGCTATGTGGCGCCGGGGCCGTGCGTCCAAGGTCGATCTGATCGGCGGCCTGCTGGCCATGCCCAAACGCTACATGGTCGATCTGCACCACGTGGTGGCGCGGGACAAATACATCGCCAATACCCACGTCGCCACGGCGGGTGGTGCGGTGGCGTCCATCGTGCTGGCGATTCTGGTTCACGGGTTTGGCCTGCACAACCGCTTCCTCGGTTATGCACTGTTGTTGATGACGGCAGTGATGTTCGTCGGCGCGATCTTTGTTTACCTGCGTCGGCGCAACCCGCCGGCCCGTTTATCCAAAGGTCCGTGGATGCGCCTGCCGAAAAGCTTGCTGGCCTTCTCGGCGTCGTTCTTCCTGGTGACCTTGCCGGTGGCGGGCATCCTTCCGGAAAACTTCGGCGGTTGGCTGTTGGCGGCGATCCTCGGTGTTGGCGTGCTGTGGGGCGTCTCTGAATTGTTCTTCGGCATGACCTGGGGCGGGCCGATGAAGCACGCCTTCGCCGGTGCCTTGCACCTGGCCTGGCACCGTCGCGCCGAACGTTTTGGTGGTGGTCGTTCTACGGGTCTTAAACCGCTTGACCTGAACGACCCGCAAGCCCCCTTGGGCGTGGAAAAGCCCAAGGATTTTACCTGGAACCAACTGCTGGGCTTTGACGCCTGCGTGCAGTGCGGTAAATGCGAAGCCGCGTGCCCGGCATTCGCCGCGGGTCAGCCGCTGAACCCGAAAAAACTGATTCAGGACATGGTCGTCGGCCTGGCCGGTGGCACCGACGCCAAGTTCGCGGGCAGTCCTTATCCAGGTAAGGCCATCGGTGAACACGCCGGCAATCCGCATCAGCCGATCGTCAACGGTCTGGTCGACGCTGAAACCCTCTGGTCTTGCACCACCTGCCGCGCGTGCGTTGAAGAATGCCCGATGATGATCGAGCACGTTGACGCCATCGTCGACATGCGCCGTCACCTGACCCTGGAGAAAGGCGCGACGCCGAACAAGGGCGCCGAAGTCCTGGAAAACCTGATTGCCACCGACAACCCGGGCGGTTTCGCGCCGGGCGGGCGGATGAACTGGGCGGCGGACCTGAACCTGACGCTGCTCAGCGAGAAGAAATCCACCGACGTGCTGTTCTGGGTGGGCGACGGTGCTTTCGACATGCGCAACCAGCGCACCTTGCGCGCCTTCGTCAAAGTGCTGAAAGCCGCGAAAGTCGACTTTGCCGTGCTCGGCCTTGAAGAGCGTGACAGCGGCGATGTGGCCCGCCGTCTGGGCGACGAAGCGACCTTCCAGCTGTTGGCCAAACGCAACATCCAGACCCTGGCCAAGTACAGCTTCAACCGCATCGTCACCTGCGATCCGCACAGTTTTCACGTGCTGAAGAACGAATACGGTGCCTTCGATGGCAACTACCGGGTGCAGCACCACAGCACCTACATGGCGGAAATCATCGACGCTGGCGCACTCAATCTGGGTCAGCACAAAGGCAACAGCGTGACGTATCACGACCCGTGCTACCTCGGCCGTTACAACGGCGAATACGAGGCGCCGCGTCAGGTGCTGCGTGCGTTGGGGATCGAGGTCAAGGAAATGCAACGTTCCGGTTTCCGCTCGCGCTGCTGCGGCGGTGGCGGCGGTGCGCCGATCACCGACATTCCGGGCAAGCAACGGATCCCCGACATGCGCATGGACGACATCCGCGAAACCGGTGCCGAACTGGTGGCCGTGGGTTGTCCACAGTGCACCGCGATGCTCGAAGGCGTGGTCGAACCACGGCCGCTGATCAAGGACATCGCCGAACTGGTGGCCGATGCGTTGCTCGAAGACGCGGCACCGAACAAGTCGCCGGCACCGACTAAACGTCAACCTGCGGAGGCCCACTGA
- the dgcA gene encoding dimethylglycine demethylation protein DgcA: MAFEAMFQPIQIGKLTIRNRVLSTAHAEVYATDGGMTTDRYVKYYEEKAKGGIGLAICGGSSSVAIDSPQGWWKSVNLADDRIIPHFQNLADAMHKHGAKIMIQITHMGRRSRWDGEHWPTLLSPSGIREPVHRATCKTIEPEEIWRVIGNYASAAARAKAGGLDGVELSAVHQHMIDQFWSPRVNKRTDEWGGSFENRMRFGLEVIKAVRKEVGPDFCVGIRICGDEFHPDGLSHEDMKQIAKYYDDTGMIDFIGVVGSGCDTHNTLANVIPNMSYPPEPFLHLAAGIKEVVKAPVLHAQNIKDPNQATRILEGGYVDMVGMTRAHIADPHLIAKIKMGQVDQIKQCVGANYCIDRQYQGLDVLCIQNAATSREYMGVPHIIEKSTGVKRKVVVVGAGPAGMEAARVAAERGHDVTLFEKKEFIGGQITTASKAPQRDQIAGITRWFQLELARLKVDLRLGVAADAATILDLRPDVVVLAVGGHPFLEQNEHWGAAEGLVVSSWDILDGKVLPGKNVLVYDTICEFTGMSTADFLADKGSQVEIVTDDIKPGVAIGGTSFPTYYRSMYPKEVIMTGDMMLEKVYREGDKLVAVLENEYTGAKEERVVDQVVVENGVRPDEEIYYALKEGSRNKGQMDIEALFAIKPQPSLSQPGDGYLLFRIGDCVAQRNTHAAIYDALRLCKDF, from the coding sequence ATGGCTTTCGAAGCAATGTTCCAGCCGATTCAAATCGGCAAACTGACCATCCGCAACCGCGTGCTCAGCACCGCGCACGCCGAGGTTTACGCCACCGACGGCGGGATGACCACCGATCGGTACGTGAAGTACTACGAAGAGAAAGCCAAGGGCGGGATCGGCCTGGCGATTTGCGGCGGCTCCTCCAGCGTGGCCATCGACAGCCCGCAAGGCTGGTGGAAGTCGGTCAACCTGGCCGATGACCGGATCATTCCGCACTTCCAGAACCTGGCCGATGCCATGCACAAGCATGGCGCCAAGATCATGATTCAGATTACCCACATGGGCCGTCGTTCGCGTTGGGACGGCGAGCATTGGCCGACCCTGCTGTCGCCGTCGGGCATCCGTGAACCGGTGCACCGCGCGACCTGCAAAACCATCGAGCCGGAAGAAATCTGGCGGGTGATCGGCAACTACGCCAGCGCAGCCGCACGTGCCAAGGCCGGTGGCCTGGACGGCGTTGAGCTGTCGGCCGTGCACCAGCACATGATCGACCAGTTCTGGAGCCCGCGCGTCAACAAGCGTACCGACGAATGGGGCGGCAGCTTCGAGAACCGCATGCGTTTCGGCCTGGAAGTGATCAAGGCTGTGCGCAAGGAAGTCGGTCCGGACTTCTGCGTCGGCATCCGTATCTGCGGTGACGAATTCCACCCTGATGGCCTGAGCCATGAGGACATGAAGCAGATTGCCAAGTACTACGACGACACCGGCATGATCGACTTCATCGGCGTCGTGGGCTCGGGGTGCGATACCCACAACACCCTGGCCAACGTTATCCCCAACATGAGTTATCCACCGGAGCCGTTCCTGCACTTGGCGGCCGGTATCAAGGAAGTGGTCAAGGCCCCGGTGTTGCACGCGCAGAACATCAAGGACCCGAACCAGGCCACGCGTATTCTGGAAGGCGGTTACGTCGACATGGTCGGCATGACCCGCGCCCACATCGCCGACCCGCACCTGATTGCCAAGATCAAAATGGGCCAGGTCGACCAGATCAAACAATGCGTCGGTGCCAACTACTGCATCGACCGTCAGTACCAGGGGCTGGATGTACTGTGCATCCAGAACGCCGCGACCTCCCGTGAATACATGGGCGTGCCGCACATCATCGAAAAATCGACCGGTGTGAAACGCAAAGTCGTGGTGGTCGGTGCCGGCCCTGCCGGGATGGAAGCCGCACGTGTAGCGGCCGAACGTGGCCACGACGTGACCCTGTTCGAGAAGAAAGAATTCATTGGCGGGCAGATCACGACCGCCTCGAAAGCCCCGCAACGGGACCAGATCGCCGGTATCACCCGTTGGTTCCAGCTGGAACTGGCACGTTTGAAAGTCGACCTGCGCCTGGGCGTTGCGGCGGATGCGGCGACCATTCTCGACCTGCGTCCGGATGTGGTGGTACTGGCTGTCGGCGGTCATCCGTTCCTGGAGCAGAACGAACACTGGGGCGCGGCGGAAGGCCTGGTGGTCAGCAGTTGGGACATCCTTGACGGCAAGGTGCTGCCTGGCAAGAACGTGCTGGTCTACGACACCATTTGCGAGTTCACCGGGATGTCGACGGCAGACTTCCTCGCCGACAAGGGCAGCCAGGTCGAGATCGTCACCGACGACATCAAACCGGGTGTGGCCATCGGCGGTACGTCGTTCCCGACTTACTACCGCAGCATGTACCCGAAAGAAGTGATCATGACCGGCGACATGATGCTGGAGAAGGTCTACCGCGAAGGCGACAAGCTGGTTGCCGTTCTGGAGAACGAATACACCGGTGCCAAAGAGGAGCGGGTGGTCGACCAGGTCGTGGTCGAGAACGGCGTGCGGCCGGACGAAGAAATCTACTACGCGCTGAAGGAAGGTTCGCGTAACAAAGGCCAGATGGACATCGAAGCCCTGTTCGCGATCAAGCCTCAGCCATCGTTGAGCCAGCCGGGTGACGGCTACTTGCTGTTCCGCATTGGTGACTGCGTGGCCCAGCGCAACACGCACGCGGCGATCTACGACGCACTGCGGCTGTGCAAGGATTTCTAA
- a CDS encoding helix-turn-helix domain-containing protein: MALTHVLYSPGEIALQIAENAKRLRLSKNFSRRALALKSGVPESNIKRFETTGKISLDGLLLIAICLGVEEPLTGLFMSPPSLSLQELKNYGRSRGRP, encoded by the coding sequence ATGGCGCTTACTCATGTCCTTTACTCGCCTGGCGAGATCGCGTTGCAGATCGCCGAAAACGCCAAGAGGCTAAGGCTGAGCAAGAATTTTTCACGTCGAGCACTCGCCTTGAAATCAGGCGTGCCTGAGTCGAATATCAAACGCTTTGAAACCACCGGGAAGATTTCCCTCGACGGTTTGTTATTGATCGCTATTTGCCTTGGGGTGGAAGAGCCCCTGACCGGTCTGTTCATGTCGCCGCCGTCCCTGAGTCTTCAGGAGCTTAAAAACTACGGCAGATCTCGAGGTCGACCATGA
- a CDS encoding type II toxin-antitoxin system HipA family toxin, with translation MKSVTALSVRLQGARVGELVAIPRQGLFFSYDPGWLASGFNLAPFHMDFSVNPQRAADLLLFSGLHGAFSDSLPDGWGLLLMDRFFRSELSVERSAIGPLDRLAYMGNRSMGALEYVPMFETIESTEDLDLAALYEASQTILSGSTDEVITSLRLAGGSPGGARPKAVIGLSADKRRAVSSFGQMPEGYEHWLIKFRNEDEHRDSGAIEQVYALMARKAGVEISESELFEVETAKGIERFFATKRFDRESDAKRHMLTASAILYADFRAPSLDYADLLRATWAMTKDAVEVEKMARLMVFNALAHNRDDHAKNFSFFGGLAGWKMAPAYDLTFSSTGGRGNEHTTAFAGRGNPSRKAIVEVCKAFSFLKPAHYIEQTLDAFAAWTVSCAELDVDKAQSRKLLTALESVWSAF, from the coding sequence ATGAAATCTGTCACCGCACTCAGCGTCAGGCTTCAGGGGGCAAGAGTCGGCGAGCTGGTCGCGATTCCTCGCCAGGGCCTGTTTTTCTCCTATGACCCGGGCTGGTTGGCGAGTGGGTTCAACCTTGCGCCGTTTCACATGGACTTCTCGGTCAATCCCCAGAGGGCGGCCGACCTGCTGTTGTTCAGCGGCTTGCATGGTGCCTTTAGCGATTCGTTGCCGGATGGCTGGGGATTGCTGCTGATGGATCGCTTCTTCCGAAGCGAGTTGAGCGTTGAGCGCAGCGCCATCGGACCGCTGGATCGTCTGGCTTATATGGGTAATCGGAGTATGGGAGCGCTGGAATACGTGCCGATGTTCGAAACGATAGAGAGTACAGAAGACCTCGATCTGGCGGCCCTCTATGAAGCATCGCAGACGATACTGTCCGGCAGCACTGACGAGGTCATCACGTCCTTGCGTCTGGCCGGCGGTTCACCTGGTGGCGCACGACCCAAGGCGGTCATCGGGTTGTCTGCGGACAAGCGTCGTGCAGTGTCGTCATTCGGTCAAATGCCCGAGGGATACGAGCATTGGCTGATCAAGTTCCGCAACGAAGACGAACACCGGGACAGCGGTGCCATCGAACAGGTGTATGCGCTGATGGCGCGCAAAGCAGGCGTCGAGATATCCGAATCGGAGCTGTTTGAAGTCGAAACCGCCAAGGGTATCGAGCGGTTTTTCGCGACCAAACGTTTTGACCGTGAATCAGATGCCAAGCGCCACATGCTGACTGCGTCGGCCATTCTGTACGCAGACTTTCGTGCGCCCAGCCTTGATTACGCGGATTTGCTGCGGGCGACCTGGGCGATGACCAAGGATGCGGTCGAGGTCGAGAAAATGGCCAGATTGATGGTCTTCAACGCGCTGGCCCACAATCGTGACGACCACGCTAAAAACTTCTCGTTCTTTGGTGGGCTGGCCGGGTGGAAAATGGCACCGGCCTACGATCTGACGTTTTCCAGTACGGGCGGGCGAGGCAATGAACACACCACGGCATTTGCAGGTCGAGGCAACCCCTCGCGCAAGGCAATCGTTGAGGTCTGCAAGGCCTTCAGTTTCCTCAAACCTGCGCATTACATCGAGCAGACGCTGGATGCCTTTGCCGCCTGGACTGTCAGTTGCGCCGAGCTGGATGTCGACAAGGCGCAAAGCCGGAAACTGCTGACGGCGCTCGAGTCGGTATGGAGCGCGTTCTAG
- a CDS encoding DUF3010 family protein: MKICGIEIKGSEAIIAVASLDNQTLTHVALNTKKIALDDDDEAANVKAFAMQVSAFVRDNGIERIAIKKRSKKGEFAGGPTTFKIEGVFQLLDNCEVTLLSPQTINAQNKKHDFALPATLNKYQHEAYKAACSWLMKRG, translated from the coding sequence ATGAAAATCTGCGGCATCGAAATCAAAGGCAGCGAGGCGATCATCGCCGTCGCCTCCCTCGACAATCAGACGTTGACTCACGTCGCACTGAACACCAAAAAGATCGCCCTCGACGACGATGACGAAGCCGCCAACGTCAAAGCCTTCGCCATGCAAGTCAGTGCGTTTGTTCGTGACAACGGCATCGAGCGCATCGCAATCAAGAAACGCAGCAAAAAAGGCGAGTTCGCGGGTGGCCCGACCACTTTCAAGATCGAAGGGGTTTTCCAGTTGCTGGACAACTGCGAAGTGACGCTGCTGTCACCGCAGACCATCAATGCGCAGAACAAGAAGCACGACTTTGCACTGCCAGCGACGCTGAACAAGTATCAGCATGAGGCGTACAAAGCAGCATGCTCGTGGTTGATGAAGCGGGGTTGA
- a CDS encoding AAA family ATPase has translation MSKSTGFVFRRPSLAQNIADGLMGGGIQDYTSGLFLAAPRRTGKSTFLREDLIPECESRGWLVVYVDLWAHREKDPADLIAAAIAGALVPYEKGIRKLAKSMGVEKLSFLRTLSWDFSKPQLPEGATLTQALELLHNAAGKTVVLVIDEAQHALSTEAGVNAMFALKAARDQLNQGREGDSSGLRLVFTGSNRDKLAHLVLSRNQPFYGSSITPFPLLSKAFTQAYTVHLNAHLAQTNQFVAEDIDEAFELVGRRPEMLRTIIGEVALELGEASNLSQLLRSSAELLRAGVWTEFESAWNALTVAQRAVLQVMVERSQSNEPFAPFTDATLVAVAKALETMGSDVVPGTQTIQACIDALREKELVWKSNRGAYALEDKSFADWLKHYRAQKAQ, from the coding sequence ATGTCGAAAAGCACCGGTTTTGTGTTCCGTCGCCCCAGCCTGGCTCAAAATATTGCCGATGGTTTGATGGGGGGCGGAATTCAGGATTACACCTCTGGCCTGTTCCTGGCCGCGCCACGGCGTACCGGGAAAAGTACTTTCCTGCGCGAAGACCTGATACCGGAATGTGAGTCCCGAGGTTGGTTGGTTGTCTACGTTGATCTCTGGGCTCACCGGGAAAAAGATCCTGCTGACCTGATCGCCGCCGCCATTGCGGGGGCATTGGTGCCGTATGAGAAGGGTATTCGAAAACTGGCCAAGTCGATGGGCGTCGAGAAACTCAGTTTCCTGCGTACGTTGTCCTGGGACTTCAGCAAGCCACAATTGCCCGAAGGCGCGACGCTGACTCAAGCTCTGGAATTGCTGCACAACGCAGCTGGCAAGACGGTTGTACTGGTGATCGACGAAGCCCAGCATGCGTTGAGCACTGAGGCGGGGGTGAACGCCATGTTCGCTCTCAAGGCGGCTCGGGACCAGCTGAATCAAGGGCGTGAGGGAGATTCCAGTGGTTTGCGTCTGGTGTTCACTGGTTCCAATCGGGACAAACTGGCTCACCTTGTGCTGAGCCGAAACCAGCCTTTCTACGGTTCCAGCATTACGCCATTCCCACTGTTGAGCAAAGCGTTCACCCAAGCCTACACCGTCCATTTGAACGCCCACTTGGCGCAGACCAACCAGTTTGTCGCCGAAGACATCGACGAGGCTTTCGAATTAGTGGGGCGCCGTCCTGAAATGCTCCGGACCATCATTGGTGAGGTGGCCCTGGAGCTGGGCGAAGCAAGCAATCTGAGCCAATTGCTACGAAGCAGCGCCGAGCTGTTGCGTGCCGGTGTGTGGACTGAGTTTGAAAGTGCCTGGAACGCCTTGACCGTTGCACAGCGTGCAGTTCTGCAAGTCATGGTCGAACGCTCGCAGAGCAACGAACCTTTTGCACCCTTCACCGACGCAACGTTGGTGGCGGTGGCAAAAGCGCTGGAAACGATGGGCAGTGACGTGGTGCCGGGCACCCAGACCATTCAGGCGTGCATCGATGCCCTGCGTGAAAAGGAACTGGTCTGGAAATCGAATCGCGGTGCTTACGCGCTTGAGGACAAGTCGTTTGCCGACTGGCTCAAGCACTATCGTGCCCAGAAGGCTCAGTAA
- a CDS encoding GlxA family transcriptional regulator — protein sequence MSQDFYFLLMPGFSAIGFISAIEPLRVANRFRGELYRWHVLSADGGPVLASNGMSLNADAALEPLKKGATLLVVAGFEPLKFVNPLLAHWLRRLDHDGVTLGGIDTGSFVLAEAGLLDGHRVTLHWEAIDAFKESYPQLSVTQELFEIDRRRITSAGGTASIDLMLDLIAQAHGAELAVQVSEQFVLGRIRPRKDHQRMQIATRYGISNKKLVQVIGEMEQHSEPPLSTLELADSIKVTRRQLERLFRLYLSDTPSNFYLGLRLEKARQLLRQTDMSVLEVSIACGFESPSYFTRSYRARFTRCPREDRRRLGDGREVV from the coding sequence ATGTCCCAGGATTTCTACTTTCTGTTGATGCCGGGTTTCTCGGCGATCGGTTTCATCTCGGCGATCGAACCGCTTCGGGTGGCCAATCGCTTTCGCGGCGAGCTATACCGCTGGCATGTGCTGAGCGCCGACGGCGGCCCGGTATTGGCGAGCAACGGCATGTCGCTCAACGCCGATGCGGCGCTGGAACCGCTGAAAAAGGGTGCGACCTTGCTGGTGGTCGCGGGGTTCGAACCGCTGAAGTTCGTCAACCCGCTACTTGCGCACTGGCTGCGCCGTCTCGATCACGACGGCGTGACCCTCGGCGGCATCGACACCGGTAGTTTTGTCCTCGCCGAAGCGGGGCTGCTTGACGGCCACCGCGTGACCTTGCACTGGGAAGCCATCGACGCTTTCAAGGAGTCTTATCCACAGCTCAGCGTGACCCAGGAGCTGTTCGAAATCGACCGTCGCCGCATCACCTCGGCGGGTGGCACAGCGTCCATCGACCTGATGCTCGACCTGATCGCCCAGGCTCACGGCGCCGAGTTGGCGGTTCAGGTCAGCGAACAGTTTGTGCTCGGGCGCATTCGCCCGCGCAAAGACCACCAACGCATGCAGATCGCCACGCGCTATGGCATCAGCAACAAGAAACTGGTGCAGGTGATTGGTGAAATGGAACAGCACAGCGAACCGCCGCTCAGTACTCTGGAGCTGGCGGATTCGATCAAGGTGACGCGACGTCAGCTTGAGCGCCTGTTCCGCTTGTACCTCAGCGACACGCCGAGCAATTTCTACCTGGGGTTAAGGCTGGAGAAAGCCCGGCAGCTGCTGCGCCAGACCGACATGAGCGTGCTGGAAGTGAGCATCGCCTGCGGGTTTGAGTCGCCGTCATATTTCACTCGCAGTTATCGGGCGCGATTTACGCGATGTCCACGGGAGGATCGGCGGCGGTTGGGGGATGGGCGGGAGGTGGTTTGA